GGCTATCGGCGCCGGGACACCCTGCTGCACCTCACGCTCGCCGAGCTGTCCGGCTCGCCGACGCTGGCCGCGCGGTACGCGGCGGTGCGGGCCACGCTCAACGACCTGCTGGACTGCATCCCGCTGCTGGTGCGCAATCTCGAGCACTCCCAGCGGCAGCACACCGCGCTGGTCGAGGCGGTGCTCGACCGGGACGCGGGCGCGGCGCGGGAGGGGATGCGGGAGCACTGTGCGGGGACGGCGGCGCTGCTGCGGGGGTTCTTGAGCTGAGGTTCGGCGAGGTGTGCGGTAAAGGTACGGTGGCGGGCCATTGCGGAGTGGGAGTGCGTGGGTGAGTGGTGTGGGCGGTGCGGGCGGGCGGCCGTTGATCGGGGTCAGTACGTATCTGGAGTCGGGGGCGCGCTGGGGTGTCTGGGAGCTGGAGGCGGTGCTGCTGCCTGCCGGGTATCCGCGGCTGGTGCAGCGGGCCGGCGGGCTCGCGGTGCTGCTGCCGCCGGACGAGCCCGGCCGGGCGGAGGAGGCCGTCGCGCGGCTCGACGGCCTGGTGATCGCGGGCGGTCCCGACGTCGACCCCGCCCGCTACGGCGCGGAGCGGTCGCCGCGGACGGGGCCGGCTGCGCCGGAGCGGGACGCGTGGGAGCTGGCGCTCATCCGGGCGGCGCTGGCGGCGGGCACGCCGCTGCTCGGCATCTGCCGGGGAATGCAGCTGCTCAACGTGGCCTTGGGCGGCACGTTGGTGCAGCACATGGACGGGCATGCCGAACGGGTGGGGGTCTTCGGGACGCATCCCGTGGAGCCGATGCCGGGGAGTCTGTACGCGGGGATCGTGCCGGAGGTGTGCGAGGTGCCGGCGTATCACCATCAGGCGGTGGAGCGGGTGGGTGACGGGTTGGTGGTGTCGGCGTACGCGGCGGACGGTGTGGTGGAGGCGGTCGAGTCGCCCCGGAGGGCGGACGGGGGGTGGGTGCTGGGGGTGCAGTGGCATCCGGAGATGGGGGGCGATGTGCGGGTGATGCGGGCGCTGGTGGAGGCGGCGGCGTCCTGACGGTCTTTTCTCGCCCCCGCCGCCCCTACCCTTCCCGTCCCTTCAAGGGGCTCCGCCCCTTGGACCCCGGGGAGCTCGGGTGGGTGGGGTTGAGTGGGGAGTGCGGGTGGGTGGGGGCTTGTCGCGCCCCCCGCGGCGGAGCCGCGCAAAGGACACAGCCCCGCGCCCCTTCAGGGCGCGGCTGCTCGCGCCTCCGCGGCGGAGCCGCGCAAAGGACACAGCCCCGCGCCCCTAAAAGCAGGCGGCGCCCCCTGTTTTTAAGGGGCGCGGGGAACTGCGCGACAAGCCACGACGTGGCCGCAGCCGCTCACGTACGCGAACCCCCGAGCTGTCAGGCCCCGGGGTCGAGGTGGTCGCCCACGGCGACGACCACGACCCTGGTTTCGGGCACCGTCGCCCTCCACCGGTGCCGTATCCCACCGGTGAGGTACAGCGTGTCGCCGCGGCCCAGGCGCTGGGCGCGGCCCTCCGC
The DNA window shown above is from Streptomyces sp. NBC_00670 and carries:
- a CDS encoding gamma-glutamyl-gamma-aminobutyrate hydrolase family protein — encoded protein: MSGVGGAGGRPLIGVSTYLESGARWGVWELEAVLLPAGYPRLVQRAGGLAVLLPPDEPGRAEEAVARLDGLVIAGGPDVDPARYGAERSPRTGPAAPERDAWELALIRAALAAGTPLLGICRGMQLLNVALGGTLVQHMDGHAERVGVFGTHPVEPMPGSLYAGIVPEVCEVPAYHHQAVERVGDGLVVSAYAADGVVEAVESPRRADGGWVLGVQWHPEMGGDVRVMRALVEAAAS